The following are encoded in a window of Phaseolus vulgaris cultivar G19833 chromosome 3, P. vulgaris v2.0, whole genome shotgun sequence genomic DNA:
- the LOC137839251 gene encoding uncharacterized protein translates to MTTGPPRSRSEEMTMQQLVGMVQGLEEAMAASRADQECMQAELTASLARNEELHRTNEELRRDRRDVDEPETASPLREFTTPFSQAILGTAIPNKFTGPKVIFTGKKDPEAHLATFHTQMMLVGGSSAVKCKLFMSTLTGMALDWKGVRPGSFGKSLNCKLPKTFAEVRRRVLEHIASEGEAYEKCIPAAPARPRAQIRAQPARVHEAATERRNPDRKRTYEARRAPPRARTEGRKEGSRPLRHNFVVELKDLIVVPNIADRLRPPAKYDKILGPHKESWCEFHEAFGHHINNCLALGYQLDELVKSGFLKDYLVGSPTTAALAVQEEGQAHKMPVHGEVHTISGGFSGGGANASQRKKFMRSVSSVAEEFPDDPWESDLVFTRADLRDVVQHDNDPVVISVVTAGRRVHRVLVDQGNSANVMFWTTFNKLQLSSDLLRPYTGCLYGFADNPVEAPPTRD, encoded by the exons ATGACCACCGGACCTCCGCGCTCTAGgagcgaagagatgaccatgcaacaacttgTGGGCATGGTGCAAGGGCTGGAAGAAGCAATGGCAGCCTCAAGAGCAGATCAGGAATGCATGCAGGCGGAACTCACAGCCTCTCTGGCGAGAAACGAGGAACTCCACCGTACCAACGAGGAGCTACGTCGCGATCGGCGCGATGTAGACGAGCCTGAGACCGCCTCCCCTCTTAGGGAATTCACCACCCCGTTCTCACAAGCGATCTTAGGAACAGCAATCCCCAACAAGTTCACAGGACCCAAGGTAATCTTTACAGGAAAGaaggatcctgaggcgcacctcgcaacgttccatacacagatgatgtTGGTCGGAGGCTCTAGCGCCGTAaaatgcaagctctttatgagcactttAACCGGAATGGCCCTGGATTG GAAGGGGGTGCGACCCGGGTCTTTTGGTAAGTCGCTTAATTGCAAGCTTCCCAAGACCTTTGCTGAAGTGAGGCGACGAGTGTTGGAGCACATTGCCTCAGAGGGCGAGGCATACGAGAAGTGCATACCTGCTGCACCTGCACGACCAAGGGCGCAGATACGCGCACAACCCGCTAGGGTCCACGAAGCTGCCACAGAGAGACGGAACCCAGACAGAAAGCGCACCTACGAGGCGAGGAGGGCCCCGCCAAGGGCCCGAACTGAAGGAAGGAAAGAGGGGAGTAGACCGctaaggcacaactttgtggtggaactcaaagacctcatcgttgtgcccaacatagcagacaggttgaggccaccagcGAAGTATGACAAAATTCTGGGGCCCCACAAGGAGtcgtggtgcgaattccacgaagcatttggacatcatattaacaactgtttggcgctgggctaTCAATTGGATGAACTCGTGAAGAGTGGCTTCCTAAAGGATTACCTCGTAGGATCCCCTACAACGGCAGCCTTGGCAGTACAAGAGGAGGGCCAGGCACACAAGATGCCAGTCCATGGAGAGGTtcacaccatttctggtggATTTTCTGGAGGGGGGGCCAATGCCTCTCAACGTAAAAAATTTATGAGGTCAGTGAGTTCAGTTGCAGAAGAATTCCCGGACGATCCTTGGGAatcagacctcgtgttcacaAGAGCTGACCTACGGGATGTCGTCcagcacgacaatgaccccgtggtcatctcAGTAGTTACAGCAGGAAGGAGGGTACAtagggttctcgtcgaccagggcaATTCTGCCAATGTAATGTTCTGGACGACCTttaacaagctacagttgtcctcGGACCTCTTGAGACCCTATACCGGGTGCTTGTACGGATTTGCAGATAACCCAGTGGAG gcgccacctaccagagactGA